The Acidobacteriota bacterium genome segment CGGAACATCGCAATGGTTTCCACCACCGTCAAGCGATCGGCAAACTGTGTTTCCTGGAGCTGTACCGCCAGACGTTCCCTCAGAGCGCGGTCACTGCCTTCCCCCCAGCCTTGGCCCAGCACCTCCACCCTGCCGCCGTCGGGAATGGTGAGACCCTCGAAGATCTCGACGGTGGTGGTCTTGCCGGCCCCATTGGGCCCCAGCAGGCCGAAACACTCTCCCATCCTGACTTCCAGGTGTATGCCGTCGACGGCCACGACCTCGCCGTAGCGTTTTACCAGGGACTCGCAACGGAGGGCAACTTCCCTGGAGGCGTTCGCGGTTAGCTTGGAGGCGGTGGCAGGCATGGGGGGCTGGGAGTCTTCTCCGACTATTCCGGTTCACCCAAGTGGCAACCGGCTCCGCGCTGCAGGCGAAGACCTGAGGGCGAATTTACCGCCGCAGACTCCACTTGGGTGTGACGCCGGGATTGGCGCAGGCATCGGGCCAACGCCCCTCCCCCAGTCGAATCAGGGTCTCCACCGACAGGCGCCAGAAGGAGTCCTTGCTGACGTCGGAACAGCCGGCCACGTGAGGGGTAAGGACCACGTTCTCCATTTCCAGCAGAGGACTGGTGGGAGCCAGGGGTTCCGGTTCGAAGACGTCCAGGCCTGCCGCCGCGATCCAACCGTGCTGCAAAGCCCGGATCAGGGCCTGCTCGTCGACGACCGGTCCCCGGCAGGTGTTGATGAGCACGGACTCCGACTTCATCGACCGCAACTGTGCTTCACCGATCAGGTGCCGGGTTCCCGAACTCAGGGGTGTGTGTAGGGAGACGAAATCGGATTGGGAGAGCAGGCTCTCCATCTCGACCGGACGGACGCCCTCGGCCCTGATCACCTCCGGTTCGAGCAAGGGATCGCAGGCCAGCATCCGCAGCTTGAAACCCTGCATCTTGCGAGCCACGCTGCGGGCGATGCGGCCGAAGCCGATCAGGCCCAGGGTGTTTCCCCGCAGATGCCAGCGATGAATGTGCTCGCGGCGTTCCCAGCGCCCCGCTCTCAGGGCGCGATCGTGGGGCACGATCTGGCGGATCACGGCAAACAGCAGACCGATGGCATGGTCGGCCACTTCGTCGAAGACGGCGGTGGGGGTGTGGGCCACGATGACGCCCTGACGGGTGGCCGCCTCCACCGGAACGTTGTCGAAACCGCTTCCTGTCCTCAGGATGGCTCCACAGCGCGACAGCTTTTGCAGGCGTTCGGCAGTGATGACCGGATTCCCGTAGAGCCAGACCACATCGGCATCGGCCGCCGCTCCCAACAGCTCCTCTCCGCATGTACAGGGGTGAATCCGCAAGTCCACCCCCGCCTGCTGCAGGTCCTGTTTGACCCAGGAAGGCACCGGAACTCCGTCCGCCTCCACGTAGACAACGGTTAGGGGTTTCACGGGGCTACCTCCTCCAGATACAGCCAAACCGGGGCGGGTAGACCAGGCGTTCCATCGGGAAAGCCTTGTCCCGGTCGGGCATCGGATTCAAAGCGGGGATGGCGATCTGCACCGGCCGGAGGCGTGAGCCTCAAACCGCCCTGCCGGCTTGTCCTTGGAAACTCAGGGCTGCGGGACCACCTGCCTGTTGCGGCCCGACTTATAGCATGATCACCCGGGAGGCTCAAGGTCTATCGGCCTTTGGAAATCCAGCGGGACAGCGTACAATGACGGGCCGTGGCCCGGGGGAATCCGGGAACACGCCAGGTCCGCCGGGGTCGGAATAGCGTCCCCAGCAAGCGCCTGTTCTCCGAAGGCCGGCCAGTTTCGCATCGGCCGAGCCTGTGGACGTCCCGGCGCCCGGGTCAAGCCATTTGGAGTTGGAGGAAGCGATGAAATCACCAAAGCCATTCCGTTTACACAGCCGACTCGGCTCCGCCTGGTGGATGCTGGCAGGAGTTCTGGTTGCAGTTCCCTGGTCGCTTCACTCCTCGGAGCCACCTTCGGCGCTGGTTTGGCGTGAACACACCTTTGAGGATTTCGCCGACGGCCGACTGGGCGACGGCGGGGCCAACACCTACGTCTCGGCTCGAGGCCGGGTCCAACTGGTGAACAGTTGGGATCTGAACCAGGACGGCTACCTGGACCTGGTGTTTTCCAATACCCATCCCCACCGGGAGGCGATGGATGCGGCCATCTACTGGGGCAACGGCAAGGACTTCGACGGTTCGCGCCGCTCCTTCGTCCCCAACGACGGCGCCCAAAATGCCGCTGCCGCCGACCTGGACGGGGACGGTCAGATGGACCTGGTCCTGGCCAACTACACCAACGGGACCTGGGACGGCATGGATTCATATGTCTATTACGGCGGCATCCAGGAGCTCGAGGCGCGCAAGGACGAATCTCAATGGGGCTTTCATCCCTTCGCCCGCAAGGTGACGCTGCCCAGCCGGGCCGCCCAGCACGCGGCCGTGGAGGATCTCAACAAGGACGGCTTCCCCGACATCGTTTTCGCTTTCTCGGCCGGTTTCTGGGAATATCGGGCCGCCACCGGAGGGTATGAGTCTCCCTCCAGAATCTACTGGGGCTCGGCCAACGGCTACAGCGGTGATCACCAGACCGACCTTCCGGCCCTGGGCGCCTCCTCGGTCGTTATCGGGGACTTGAACCGGGACAATTGGCCCGACATCGTGCTGGCCAACCAGGGACGGGACGGCAATCCCGACGTGGACTCCTACGTCTACTGGGGCGGGGCCAAGGGGTTCGACGCCGCTCGCCGGACCAGCCTGCCCACCCACCAGGCCAACTGGGTGACTCTGGGGGACGTGAACAACGACGGGCGCCCGGACATCGTCTTCGCCAACGGCACGGGTCCCGTCTCCTTTGCCTACCTCAATGGCGCCAAGGGATTCAAGCCCGACCGGCGGCTGGAGCTGGCCACAAGCAACGCCAAAGCCTGCGCCGTGGCCGATCTGAACCGGGACGGCCGCAACGACGTCTTCTTTACCAACCACCACACCAGCAACAACCGTCTGACCCATTCCTACCTCTATTGGGGAGGGGAGAAGGGTTTCAGCGACGGGAGCCGGCAGGAATTCGAGACGGTGGGAGCCTGGGGAGTATCGGTGGCCGACCTGAACCACGACCAATTTCCCGAGATCATCGTCTCCAACTACAAGGAGCACTTTTCCTTCGACGTGCCCTCAGTCATTCTCTGGAACTCGGAGGGCACCTTTTCCGATGTTCGCCGCACCTCCCTCTTCACTCAGGGCGCGGTCGGCAACCTGGTCTCGGACTTCAACAAGGACGGCCATCCCGACCTGCTGTTCATGAACACCGTGTCCCGCTCCCGGGGGGGCGTGGTCCCCACCTACATCTACTGGGGCAACCGAGAGGGCCGGTATACGCCCGAAGACCGCCTTTCACTCCCCTCGGTCGACCCCTACGAGTGGGCCGCCGCCGACCTGAACGACGACGGCTGGGTCGACTTCCTGGTCTCCAACTTCGGGGAAACCGTCCGCTGGCGCCAGGAAAGCTATATCTACTGGGGGAGTTCCGAGGGCTTTTCGGTCGATAGCCGCTCGGCCCTCATGGGCGTGGGCAGCGCCGGGGCCTCCATCGCGGACCTGGACCAGGACGGTCACCTGGACGTCATCCTCAGCAACTCTCCCCGGCCGGAAGACGGAGTCAAGGGAGCTTTCATCTATTGGGGGAATCCGGAGGGGTTTGTGGTGACCCAGCGGAGCGAAGTTCCCGGCGGAGGCACCTCCACCGTGGCCGATCTCAACCTGGACGGCAGGCCCGACCTGGTCTTCGGAGGCGGCGAGGGGGTGGGAATCTTCTGGAACGACGGCAGTCGCGAATTTTCCGAGAGCCGCAAGACCCTGATCCCCGACAGCAAGGGAATGCACGGATCCGAGGTGGCCGATGTCAATCGGGACTCTTATCTGGACGTGATCCTGACTCGGGGCGGTTCGCTGGGGAAACGCCAGACCACCGGTTTCGTCTATTGGGGGAATCCCAGCGGGGAATACAAGAGCGAGGATAGGCTCGAGTTCGCCACCGAGGGACTCATCACCCTGACGGTGGGCGACGTGAACCAGGACGGCTGGCTGGATTTCATCTGCCCCAGCTACAACACGGGCTCCAGCCGGGCCACCATGACCAAGATCTACCTGGGGGGACCGGACGGCATCAGCTCCGACCGCATGTTCGAGCTACCCAGCAACGCCGGAACCGGCAGCATGGTGGCCGACTTCAACCGCGACGGCTACGCGGATATCCTCATTATTTGCCACCGGTCCGAGGGCGATCCCAACCGGATCGGATCCTTCGGCGACCACTTGACCGATTCCTATCTCTACTGGGGTAGTCCGGAGGGTTTCCGAGCCGATCATCGCCTGGAGATCCCCGTGCGCGGCCCCCACTTCGATTCGGTGGTGGATCTCGGCAACATCTATGATCGACGCCACGAGTTCACCTATATCTCGTCGGCCTTCAACTATGGCGACCGGAAGCCCGCCGACCTTGCCTGGCGGGGGCAAACGCCCCATGGAAGCAGCCTCCGCTTTCAGATTCGAACCGCCGCGGACGAGCAGGACCTGGAAAAGGCTCGCTGGGAAGGACCTGCCGGCCCCGGGTCCCACTTCGAGCACTCTTCGGCCCTGGCGGACCGTCCCGAGGGCCACGGCTGGATCCAGTACCGGGCCTTCCTGAATACTCCGCACGGCGCGGTCTCGCCCATCCTGGAGGAGGTTGCCCTCACCTTTCGCTAGGAAGATCGCCGGCGGTAGCGATCCTGCCCCTCACTCGTCCCAGGTGCCGCGGGCGTTGATGCCGCCGTCGACGCACACGTATTCGCCGGTCATGAAGGACGCCCGATCGCTCACCAGGAAGACCAGCACGTTGGCGATCTCCTCCGGACCGGCTGTCCGACCCAGCGGATGGGCCGCGCCCAGCTTGGCTCTCAGCTCAGCCACGTCCCCGCCCGAGGCTTCAAAGGCCTCCTGCTGCAGGGGCGTGTCGACGCCGCCGGGACAGATGGCCAGCACCCGGATGTTGTCGACGGCAAAATCCAGGGCCAGGTTGCGGGTCAGGGAGAGAATGCCCCCCTTGCTGGCCGCGTAGGCCGGGACCTTCTTCATGGACTGCAGGCCCTGGACGCTGGCCATGTTGACGATCACGCCTCCAGCCCGAAGTCTCATTTGCGGAATGGCGAACTTGGACATCAGGAAGAAGCTCTTGAGATTGACGTCGATGATCCGATCCCAGAGCGCCTCCGGGGTGTCCACGGCATTGACGTAGGAGCTCGGCGGCTGGATTCCGACGTTGTTGACCAGAATGTCGACTCCCCCAAAGGTTTGGGCGGCATAGTCAACCACCTGGGCCGCCTCGCCGGAGTCGGCCACGTCTGCCGCCGCCGCCTGGACCACCAGCCCCTCTTCCTCGGCCATGGCCAGCAGTTCCCGGTTGGCCGCCTGATCGATATCGGCAAACACGACCGAGGCTCCCTCCCGACCCAGCCCCAGCGTGCAGGCGCGGCCGATGCCCTTGGCACCGCCGGTCACGATAGCCACCTTGCCTTTCAATCCGTCCATGGAATGCCTCCTCTCATCTCATTGTAAGATCTCCCCCGGTGGGAGCGCCGGATCCCCCGGCGCCCCTCTCGGGCCGGAACTCTCGTCAACTTCCGGAATCAGGACGAGCCGGAACCGGACCTCCAATTCATCCTTCACCCGAATGGCGCCGGCGAAGGTACTCACCGGTTGAATGCCAAACAAGGTCTGCTTGAAGCGAGCCCTGCCCTTTACACGCATCCCGCCTGGCCTGCGTTCCAGTTGGCCGCGAACGGCGAGAGGACGGGTGGTCCCGCGAAGAGTCAGGTGACCACGCAGAACAAAATCGCCCTCATGAATTTCCATCTGCCGGGAGTCGAACCGGATCAGCGGGTGCCGAATGCTATGCAGAACTTGCTGGCTCTGCATCACCCTTTGGACTTCCGCGCGCTGGTCCTCGGCCAGTTCGGAATCCAGCACCTGAAGCTGCACCGCCTTGAAGCTGAGCTGAACGGTGTTTTGCTCGGGCGTGGCCGGATCGAAAGAGACCCGCCCCGAGGCCACCGGAGCACGGATCAGATGTCGGTGACCAAAACGGCCCAGCAGTCCGTCAGTACCCAGATGAATGGAAACCCGGCTTTGTTTAGGGTCCACCAGGTAGCGGGCACCCTGAGCAACCGGGTCCGAACCGGATGAAGCCAACCCGGCCGCCAGCAACGCAACCCGGCAAACCACCAACGCAGCCGGCAGGATCATCTTCTATGCCCGTTACAGTGGCAAGGGCCCGACCGTCCGATTGCGGGAGCTTGTTCCGGTTCGGTCCGCCTCATGGTTTTTGGGGGCGTTTGCTTTCCAGGTAGGAGGCAAAGCGGGGAACCGACACGCGCGCGCGTTCGTGCCAGCCTTCCGCGATCTTCTCGACTTCGTCGAAGGCTTCAAGCTGAAACCGGATTCTCCGCCCCGCGACCTCGACGATCCGGGTCTTCAGGGTGACTTTCATGCCCAACGGGGTGGGGGCCAGGTGTTTCAGATCCATGGCCGTTCCCACCGTTTCTTCATCCTGTTGCAGCAACGGGGCCGCTGCCTGACGGGAGGCCATCTCCAGCCACATGATCAGGGAGGGAGTCGAGAGCACGGGTTGGACCCCGGGACCCATGAAGCCGATGCACACCGGCTCGGTGACCACCTGAGTCTGCTCCAACCGAATATTCTGTTCAGGATTTGCCATGGGTCCTAGCCCGGGGCAGGTGCAAATCAACGGTCCAAAGGCCGCCCGGAATTCCTCCGAAGGCCCGCCCGGCTCTATTGGGAGGGTAATTGATATCCCGGTTTTTTGGTCCTGACCCGCTGGAGCTTGTCCCCCGAAGTGATGTAGAGCGTCTTGATCTCTTTTCCGCGGCCAAAACCCACGTTGGTCGGCAGATCGGGCGTACGAAGATAGTCGAGTTCCTTGCCCTCGGGAGAGTAGACGTAGATGCCGGGACGAGTCTGATCCCGAACCGCCACATAGAGGTTCCCCTCCGCATCCACCACCAGTCCGTCGGGTCCGTCCTGCGGATAGTAGTCCACCAGCGTCTTCCTGAAGGTCGCAGTTCCCTCGGCACTCAGGTCGTAGGCCAACAGGGCCATTCTTCCCTTGTGGAAAGGAACGTCCTGCGAAAATTGGAAGATGTCGAAGTTGCCGTTGTCGTTGGACACCACGTAGAGCGTCTTCTGGTCAGGCGAGACGCAGACTCCATTGGGTTTTCCCGCATCGGTGATGATCTGATGAATCGATCCGTCCGGGTCGATCCGGTAGACAGCCATCACTCCCTGCTCCAGGGGCTCGTGGCCGACATAGCGGGGATCGGAGAAGTAGATCCGACCCTTGAGATCGATGCTGATGTCGTTGGGGGCATTGAACTGTCGCCCGTTATAGAAATTCCCGATGATCACGCTCTTGCCGGTTTTCATGTCCGTCCGAGTGACACGCCGCCCCCCGAAGTCGGCCCCTTCGGCCACGATCATGTTCCCCCGGGCATCGAACTTGATGCCGTTGGACATGCCGCTGGGGGATCGATAGACGCTGACTTCACCCGTCTTGGGGTCGTACTTCATGATGTGCCCCGCTTGCATACCCGCGGTGCGGGTAAAGGTGATGTCGCTGAAATAGATGGTGCCGTCGGGCGCGGCTGCCGCTCCCTCGGTAAGGACCCCGCCGGTGAACAGGGTCTCCAGGCTGTCGTACTCAAAATAGGCGGACTCGCCGGCGGCGACAGCCCCCCCGGCATGATGGATCATCGCCACCGACAAAATCAGAAACTGAACGGTTCGAAGCATCGGTTCACCTTCCTCCAGGCTGGAACGACCTCATGACAGTTATCGAAACGGTGCCGGGTATTCTATCAACCTCTGTCAAACGGCTCGGACAATCGCCCCTGCTCCTCCTGCGCCTCTCTTTTTTTGAAGGAAAGCTCCGCGGACGCGATAGAATAAACAAGCGAATCCTCTAGCAGCAGTGTTCACTTTCTTACGACTGGTCCTTTCCGTGAGGATCGAGGTGAGCTTGACCACCCGTCCCCCAAGATCAGCGGCGCTTGGAGTCGTTCTGGCCCTCTGCCTCGGGGGCTTGGGCATGCCGGCTTTCTGCAGTGCGACGGCTCTCCAGAAGTCTCAAAAACCCTCGAAACCCCAACTCAAGCGGCGGTCTCGCCTGGAGATCCTGCAAACGCTCGTCAAGTCGAGGCGTTGGGACCAGGCCGAGAGGGTGGCCACCCGGCTCCTGGCGGGCTCCCCCCACAATCCGCAGGCCTTGTTCCTGGCGGGGATGGTCCAGTTTCGACAGGCCCGCTATGACCGCGCCATTCCCCATCTGAAGAGAGCTCAGGACCTTCGGCCCGAAATTCCAGGTCTGGGCAAGACTCTGGCCATCTGCTACTTCTCGTCCAGGCAGCACCGGATGTTCGAGTCCCAAATGGAGCAGGCCTTCCTCCAGACCCCCACCGATCCCGAGCTTTCATTCTTCTGGGGACTCCACCAGACATCAGTGAACGATAACCCCCAGGCCGCCGTCAGGGCTTTCGACAACGCTCTCCAACACAGACCCAGCTACGTTCAGGCCCTCTACCATCGAGGCCGCGCCTTCCAGAAAATGGGTCGAAAGGACAGGGCTCGCCAAGACTTCGAGGCAAGCATCGCCCTCATCGAGCAAACCTTCTTTCGAGGCTACAGCTATCCCTATCAGAGCATGGCCCGCCTGTTGCTGGAAGACTCGCCCAAGGGGGCCCTTCGCTTTGCCCTGAAATCGGTGGAAGCCCAGCCAAGGCTGAAGAACACCCACATCCTGGTCGGAGAAATCCACTGGCGCCTGGGCCAATTCAGGAAGGCTGCCCAGGCGTTTGAGGACGCCACCTACCTGGACCCGGAGGATTCCCGGCTGCACTACTGGCTACATCTCCTCTACCAGCGGCTGGGAAGAAAGAAAGCCTCGAAAACGGCACTGGTGGAGTTTCACCGGTTGAATCCGTCCGGGAGCGGCATCTCGCAACCCGCCACGCCCGTGGCCACTCCCTGAATCCTTCCAATGGGCTTATGCCCCGGCTTACGTGCTGGCGCCGCTTCGCGGCTCCACTCCAACCGCCGGAGTTGCCGTCCGCACATCCGATAGTTCAAATGTCCCTGCCCCCCGCAGTGTCGTGGGTTCGGGGAGAGCTGCGGAGTTGCGGTTGGAGTCGTTTACCCGTTGCCGCCGTCGAGACTTTTTCAAAGGGAAAGCTGAGCTTCAACACGCTGGGGATCGGAAATCCCTTCTCCGGGATCTGGCTCAAACAGCGCAAGAATCGTACGAAATGGTGGGTGGCGGCATCACCGCTTTGCCTGATCGCGAATGGAACCATTGGGTTTTCGCAATAGTTCGAAAGCGGCGGCAGGATCTTTTCCGAGCGCGCCCAGGAACAGCGCGGACCCCCTGCAAAATTGAGAAAAGCCGACTCGGTTTCCCGCCTTCCCGGAGGGGAGGCCCATTCAGAATGACTTGATCGTCCAACCAAGTCCCATAGTGTATATAACTGACTTATCTACAGTATTTTATGAGCATGATTGAGCATCCATCCATTCCCGTAGCGTTCCCCACCGTACCCTTGCATCCCCCCTATTGCGGTGAGTATAATGGTGGGTATGACGCTTCCCAGACGCCCCCCGCAACGCAAGCCCCGCAGCCGTCATCCCGACAACGCGCTCACGCCCCTCTTTGTCCGCAGCGTGAGCCAGTCCGGACGCTATTGTGACGGCCAAGGGCTCTATCTCGATGTGCGTTCCTCAGGCAGCCGGGGCTGGATTCAGCGCCTCACCATCCGTGGCCGCCGCGCTGAGCTCGGACTGGGCGGATTCCCCCTGGTCTCGCTGAAGGAAGCCCGGGAGAAGGCGCTCGCCAACCGAAAGCTGGCCCGCGAAGGCGGCGATCCCCTCTCGGAGAAGCGGCGCAACGAGTCAACCCCCACCTTCGCCGAGGCGACCTACCAGGTCTACAACCAACTGCGGCCGGGCTGGCGGTCCCCTCAGCATGCTCAGTTGTGGCTGAGCAGCCTGGAGCGCTACGCTCTGCCCCGCATCGGCGGGATGCCGGTTTCCGAGGTAAGCAGTGCCGACGTGATCGGGATTCTGGCTCCGATCTGGCACGAGACGCCGCCCACGGCCCGGAAGCTGCGCCAGCGCATCCGCGCGGTCATGGAGTGGGCGGTGGCGATGGATCTTCGGCCCGACAACCCCTGCGACCGGATCGGCCCGGTGCTGGGAGCGCAGGGCAACGGGGTGAGCCACAGGCGGGCCTTGCCGCATCGGGAGGTGGCCGCGGCGATTGAGACGGTGCGGGCGTCGAGGGTGAGGCCGGTGGTGAAGCTGGCTTTCGAGTTTCTGGTGCTGACGGCGGCACGCTCCGGGGAGGTTAGCGGGGCGGTCTGGACCGAGATGGACTGCGACCAGGGCGTGTGGAGCATCCCGGCCCCGCGCACCAAGGGGAATCGCGAACACCGGGTCCCGCTGTGCTGTCGTGCCCTGGGGATCCTGGAGGAGGCGCGGGCAATCGGTCGCGGCAGTCCGCTGGTGTTTCCGAGCCGGAGGGGCAAGCCGTTCGCGACCAAGACGCTGTCGGAACTGCTCGGGGAGCTGAAGATCGCGGCGGTGCCCCATGGCTTCCGGTCAAGCTTTCGGGACTGGGCGGCCGAGGAGACGGATCATCCTCGCGAAGTGGCGGAGGCTGCGCTGGCGCACAAGGCCCGCAGCCAGATCGAGGCGGCCTACCGCCGCTCGGACCTGTTCGAGCGCCGGCGCCGGCTCATGGATGATTGGGCCGGCTACCTGGCCGGCCCGAGTTGAGGGCCGCAGGCCTCAGCAGCGCTTGATGGCCTTCGCGCCAGGGGATCTCTGTGGTGAGAGCGACCTCCCCTTAAGGGGAGTGTTTGTCGCGCGCCGCTGGAAGCGCCGGTGAACACTCCCCGATGGCGCATCAGCGCCGAAAAAGGTGGGGTCGCTCTCACCACCAGCACACCTCCCGTACGGCGCGCCGTTTCGTCGGGCGGGAGGGGGACCCGCGAGGCGCAGCCTCGCTTGGCTTTATCGCAGCAGGTGCGCAGAATCCGTGCCAACCCGCGTCCAATGTGGGTTTCCGGGCACAGCCTGGACCACAACGGGGAGGGCTTCGCCCTCTGAGAGAGAAGCGTTGCGGTGGTCAAAAGCGTGCGCCACCTGGTGAGCCACCCCCGCTTTGTAAGTGGGCCACCTCTACGACGCCACGTCCTTGACCCCCGGAGGCGGAAATCGTCGATCCTTTCGCGGGCGTCGGAGGCCGGGTTTTCCTGCTCCTATTGGACGGCCTTCTCCATGACGTCATCGAAGCCGCCATGGCCTTCTACGGTGTCCCAATCGGTTTGAGTGATGGCTTGGCGGAACATGAGGGCCTCTTTGTCGTCCTCGGCCATGTCTCCGGCCAGCCAGGGCACTGGCCCGATCGTTGCGGCTTGGGCATCCGTCTTCAGGCCGGGAGTCTTTCCATTCCCCTCCCATACGGTCCACCGGCATCCGATGTCTTCCATAAGTGTCTGAATAATCAGTCACTTGTCCCGATCTAGGGCCTTGACTCAACCGATCCCGACTCGATACGATTGCTGTTGCTTCCACAACCTTGGAGGGGAGGAGGAGGTTGTGAGGGGACCTCACCGCCGGGGATCGGGACCCACCATGCGGTCGCGTTCTCCGGAAGAGGAGGGAGCGGGTCCAGGCGCGTTTCCTGTCGCGGGGCGGGGACAGCGGGGCCGGTCCGAAACGCGTAATAAAGGGGAGCCAGCCTACCCAACGTCATACGTTGGGGCTGGCGAGGGGCTCCGCCCCTTCGAACCCCCGACTGCGGGGGAGTTTCCCCCTGGCCCCCCATCGCGGCGTTTCGGGGAAGCTTTCGACCACAACGGGGAGGGCTCCGCCCTCTGAGAGAAGTCCGTTGGGGAAGTCGAAATCATGTCCACCTTGGATGCCCACCCCCCGTCGGA includes the following:
- a CDS encoding C-terminal binding protein, whose amino-acid sequence is MKPLTVVYVEADGVPVPSWVKQDLQQAGVDLRIHPCTCGEELLGAAADADVVWLYGNPVITAERLQKLSRCGAILRTGSGFDNVPVEAATRQGVIVAHTPTAVFDEVADHAIGLLFAVIRQIVPHDRALRAGRWERREHIHRWHLRGNTLGLIGFGRIARSVARKMQGFKLRMLACDPLLEPEVIRAEGVRPVEMESLLSQSDFVSLHTPLSSGTRHLIGEAQLRSMKSESVLINTCRGPVVDEQALIRALQHGWIAAAGLDVFEPEPLAPTSPLLEMENVVLTPHVAGCSDVSKDSFWRLSVETLIRLGEGRWPDACANPGVTPKWSLRR
- a CDS encoding VCBS repeat-containing protein, which gives rise to MKSPKPFRLHSRLGSAWWMLAGVLVAVPWSLHSSEPPSALVWREHTFEDFADGRLGDGGANTYVSARGRVQLVNSWDLNQDGYLDLVFSNTHPHREAMDAAIYWGNGKDFDGSRRSFVPNDGAQNAAAADLDGDGQMDLVLANYTNGTWDGMDSYVYYGGIQELEARKDESQWGFHPFARKVTLPSRAAQHAAVEDLNKDGFPDIVFAFSAGFWEYRAATGGYESPSRIYWGSANGYSGDHQTDLPALGASSVVIGDLNRDNWPDIVLANQGRDGNPDVDSYVYWGGAKGFDAARRTSLPTHQANWVTLGDVNNDGRPDIVFANGTGPVSFAYLNGAKGFKPDRRLELATSNAKACAVADLNRDGRNDVFFTNHHTSNNRLTHSYLYWGGEKGFSDGSRQEFETVGAWGVSVADLNHDQFPEIIVSNYKEHFSFDVPSVILWNSEGTFSDVRRTSLFTQGAVGNLVSDFNKDGHPDLLFMNTVSRSRGGVVPTYIYWGNREGRYTPEDRLSLPSVDPYEWAAADLNDDGWVDFLVSNFGETVRWRQESYIYWGSSEGFSVDSRSALMGVGSAGASIADLDQDGHLDVILSNSPRPEDGVKGAFIYWGNPEGFVVTQRSEVPGGGTSTVADLNLDGRPDLVFGGGEGVGIFWNDGSREFSESRKTLIPDSKGMHGSEVADVNRDSYLDVILTRGGSLGKRQTTGFVYWGNPSGEYKSEDRLEFATEGLITLTVGDVNQDGWLDFICPSYNTGSSRATMTKIYLGGPDGISSDRMFELPSNAGTGSMVADFNRDGYADILIICHRSEGDPNRIGSFGDHLTDSYLYWGSPEGFRADHRLEIPVRGPHFDSVVDLGNIYDRRHEFTYISSAFNYGDRKPADLAWRGQTPHGSSLRFQIRTAADEQDLEKARWEGPAGPGSHFEHSSALADRPEGHGWIQYRAFLNTPHGAVSPILEEVALTFR
- a CDS encoding SDR family NAD(P)-dependent oxidoreductase gives rise to the protein MDGLKGKVAIVTGGAKGIGRACTLGLGREGASVVFADIDQAANRELLAMAEEEGLVVQAAAADVADSGEAAQVVDYAAQTFGGVDILVNNVGIQPPSSYVNAVDTPEALWDRIIDVNLKSFFLMSKFAIPQMRLRAGGVIVNMASVQGLQSMKKVPAYAASKGGILSLTRNLALDFAVDNIRVLAICPGGVDTPLQQEAFEASGGDVAELRAKLGAAHPLGRTAGPEEIANVLVFLVSDRASFMTGEYVCVDGGINARGTWDE
- a CDS encoding YceI family protein, with product MILPAALVVCRVALLAAGLASSGSDPVAQGARYLVDPKQSRVSIHLGTDGLLGRFGHRHLIRAPVASGRVSFDPATPEQNTVQLSFKAVQLQVLDSELAEDQRAEVQRVMQSQQVLHSIRHPLIRFDSRQMEIHEGDFVLRGHLTLRGTTRPLAVRGQLERRPGGMRVKGRARFKQTLFGIQPVSTFAGAIRVKDELEVRFRLVLIPEVDESSGPRGAPGDPALPPGEILQ
- a CDS encoding thioesterase family protein produces the protein MANPEQNIRLEQTQVVTEPVCIGFMGPGVQPVLSTPSLIMWLEMASRQAAAPLLQQDEETVGTAMDLKHLAPTPLGMKVTLKTRIVEVAGRRIRFQLEAFDEVEKIAEGWHERARVSVPRFASYLESKRPQKP
- a CDS encoding SMP-30/gluconolactonase/LRE family protein, producing MLRTVQFLILSVAMIHHAGGAVAAGESAYFEYDSLETLFTGGVLTEGAAAAPDGTIYFSDITFTRTAGMQAGHIMKYDPKTGEVSVYRSPSGMSNGIKFDARGNMIVAEGADFGGRRVTRTDMKTGKSVIIGNFYNGRQFNAPNDISIDLKGRIYFSDPRYVGHEPLEQGVMAVYRIDPDGSIHQIITDAGKPNGVCVSPDQKTLYVVSNDNGNFDIFQFSQDVPFHKGRMALLAYDLSAEGTATFRKTLVDYYPQDGPDGLVVDAEGNLYVAVRDQTRPGIYVYSPEGKELDYLRTPDLPTNVGFGRGKEIKTLYITSGDKLQRVRTKKPGYQLPSQ
- a CDS encoding tetratricopeptide repeat protein — encoded protein: MSLTTRPPRSAALGVVLALCLGGLGMPAFCSATALQKSQKPSKPQLKRRSRLEILQTLVKSRRWDQAERVATRLLAGSPHNPQALFLAGMVQFRQARYDRAIPHLKRAQDLRPEIPGLGKTLAICYFSSRQHRMFESQMEQAFLQTPTDPELSFFWGLHQTSVNDNPQAAVRAFDNALQHRPSYVQALYHRGRAFQKMGRKDRARQDFEASIALIEQTFFRGYSYPYQSMARLLLEDSPKGALRFALKSVEAQPRLKNTHILVGEIHWRLGQFRKAAQAFEDATYLDPEDSRLHYWLHLLYQRLGRKKASKTALVEFHRLNPSGSGISQPATPVATP
- a CDS encoding integrase arm-type DNA-binding domain-containing protein — its product is MTLPRRPPQRKPRSRHPDNALTPLFVRSVSQSGRYCDGQGLYLDVRSSGSRGWIQRLTIRGRRAELGLGGFPLVSLKEAREKALANRKLAREGGDPLSEKRRNESTPTFAEATYQVYNQLRPGWRSPQHAQLWLSSLERYALPRIGGMPVSEVSSADVIGILAPIWHETPPTARKLRQRIRAVMEWAVAMDLRPDNPCDRIGPVLGAQGNGVSHRRALPHREVAAAIETVRASRVRPVVKLAFEFLVLTAARSGEVSGAVWTEMDCDQGVWSIPAPRTKGNREHRVPLCCRALGILEEARAIGRGSPLVFPSRRGKPFATKTLSELLGELKIAAVPHGFRSSFRDWAAEETDHPREVAEAALAHKARSQIEAAYRRSDLFERRRRLMDDWAGYLAGPS